The Sebaldella sp. S0638 genome contains a region encoding:
- a CDS encoding Rha family transcriptional regulator, translating to MNNLVVMKHNGILVVDSREAAKVLGVRHSDLLRDIEKYIVTFENSENAILRSQDFFIESSYTTDGNSKDYKNYLVTEKGCEFISHKRTGQKGILFTATYINGFHAMKDALRNPVVGLLPQSYPEALRALAVEVEAKEKLMLENKELEIQLDRSQEYYSIKRVAILNGVDWRVFSWRDLKEASEDIGVPVKKIPDANYLNVNVYHHSAWGAVYPEYELD from the coding sequence ATGAATAATTTAGTAGTGATGAAACATAATGGAATTTTGGTTGTAGATAGTAGAGAGGCCGCTAAAGTTTTAGGGGTAAGACATAGTGATTTATTGAGAGACATAGAAAAATACATTGTAACCTTTGAAAATAGCGAAAACGCAATTTTGCGTTCTCAGGATTTCTTTATAGAAAGTAGCTATACAACAGATGGGAATAGTAAAGATTATAAAAACTATTTGGTAACTGAAAAAGGCTGTGAGTTTATCTCGCATAAAAGAACCGGACAAAAAGGAATACTATTTACAGCAACCTATATAAATGGGTTTCATGCCATGAAAGATGCGTTGCGTAATCCAGTTGTAGGACTGCTCCCACAATCATATCCGGAAGCATTACGAGCTTTAGCTGTAGAAGTAGAAGCAAAAGAAAAATTAATGCTGGAAAACAAAGAACTGGAAATACAATTGGATAGATCACAAGAATACTATTCTATAAAAAGAGTTGCAATATTAAATGGTGTTGATTGGAGAGTATTCAGTTGGCGAGATTTGAAAGAAGCAAGCGAAGATATAGGGGTTCCAGTTAAAAAGATACCCGATGCCAATTATCTAAATGTGAATGTTTATCATCACAGTGCTTGGGGAGCAGTTTACCCTGAATATGAATTAGATTAA
- a CDS encoding helix-turn-helix transcriptional regulator: protein MNLDKLRGKITENRMSQAKLAEELGLSSKALNEKLTGKSRITIPEAALMIKILKIEHPCEIFFD, encoded by the coding sequence ATGAATCTGGATAAATTGCGTGGGAAAATAACTGAAAATAGAATGTCACAAGCTAAATTAGCAGAAGAATTAGGGCTATCATCAAAAGCTTTAAATGAAAAATTGACTGGGAAGAGTAGAATTACTATTCCAGAAGCGGCTTTAATGATAAAGATATTGAAAATAGAGCATCCTTGCGAAATTTTTTTTGACTAA
- a CDS encoding helix-turn-helix domain-containing protein, giving the protein MDDLAKISGKIKKRRIELGLSYHDLAKKTGISASTLQRYETGYIKNLPIDKFEVIADALDVDPAELMGLITTDVERLKIGAKIQKKRNELSMPLEKLAQKLNISFAHMNRIERGTVDMPYKMIIPLCKALKISPSYLLGWEVHEDFDPVSTLNKKEKFEYDKFMEDAVYYFNDETISNEDKKKLLDSLNNIFFDIILGKKGK; this is encoded by the coding sequence ATGGACGATCTCGCCAAAATATCAGGAAAAATAAAAAAAAGGAGAATTGAACTAGGACTTTCTTACCACGATCTTGCTAAAAAAACAGGTATTAGCGCATCCACTTTACAAAGATATGAAACTGGGTACATTAAAAATTTGCCTATAGACAAATTTGAAGTTATCGCTGATGCTTTGGATGTAGATCCTGCTGAATTAATGGGATTAATAACTACAGATGTTGAAAGACTGAAAATTGGTGCTAAAATCCAAAAAAAACGAAATGAGCTCAGTATGCCATTGGAAAAGTTAGCACAAAAATTAAATATAAGTTTCGCCCATATGAATCGTATCGAAAGGGGTACAGTAGATATGCCTTATAAAATGATTATCCCTTTATGCAAAGCCCTCAAAATCTCACCTTCGTATTTACTGGGTTGGGAGGTTCATGAAGACTTTGATCCTGTTTCTACTCTAAACAAAAAAGAGAAATTTGAATATGATAAATTTATGGAAGATGCAGTGTACTACTTTAATGATGAAACTATCAGTAATGAAGATAAGAAAAAATTACTTGATTCGCTGAACAATATCTTTTTCGATATAATTTTAGGAAAGAAAGGTAAATAG
- a CDS encoding ImmA/IrrE family metallo-endopeptidase, producing MNKNIRIRVRNLIKKHNTSDPYILCQKLGIIVLYNDLGDLKGYYKHPRGRKIIVINSLLSKFAQIIVLAHELGHAVLHSNSTAAYLHNNVRFHDSIMENEANKFASELLANYEDETDYYYEDMTEYEHDKNLLEKLRRYL from the coding sequence ATGAATAAAAATATTAGAATAAGAGTTAGAAATTTAATTAAGAAACACAACACATCCGATCCTTATATTTTATGTCAAAAATTAGGTATTATTGTGCTGTATAATGATTTAGGAGATTTAAAAGGGTATTATAAACATCCACGTGGGAGAAAAATAATAGTAATTAATTCTTTACTTAGCAAGTTTGCTCAGATAATTGTTTTAGCTCATGAACTTGGACACGCAGTCCTACATTCGAATTCAACAGCGGCATATTTGCATAACAATGTCAGATTTCACGATTCTATTATGGAAAATGAGGCGAATAAATTTGCATCTGAATTACTCGCCAATTATGAAGATGAAACAGATTACTATTATGAAGATATGACTGAATACGAACATGATAAAAATTTACTGGAAAAATTAAGGAGATATTTATAG
- a CDS encoding site-specific integrase, translating to MRNPNGYGSVHKLSGKRRKPYAVQVTRGWNEEGKQIRKYLSYHTSKSEAMRALAKYNDNPYDLDNVSVTFAEIYNKWGEIKFKDIGNSGIGGYQAAYKTCKSLHNMKFQDIRTNHLQGIIQTCGKKHQSLKKIKVLFNQLFEYAMKHDIVMKDYSDFVDVGKNKEVSTRKPFTAEEIQILWNNKDMPYVDTILIMIYSGFRIGELLDIKLENIDLINRTIKGGLKTEAGKNRLVPIHDKIFDFIKSRMEDNISEYLICNSKNKKMIYVSYKNSYFYNTMDKLGMSHKPHDCRHTFATLLNNAEANSTSIKNLIGHSNFLTTEKIYSHKDVEELRKAIKLIE from the coding sequence ATGAGAAATCCTAACGGATATGGAAGTGTCCATAAACTTTCAGGAAAAAGAAGAAAACCCTATGCTGTTCAAGTTACAAGAGGATGGAATGAAGAAGGTAAACAGATAAGAAAATATTTAAGCTACCACACTTCAAAATCAGAAGCAATGAGAGCATTAGCTAAATACAATGATAATCCTTATGATCTTGACAATGTTTCTGTCACTTTTGCTGAAATATATAATAAATGGGGCGAAATTAAGTTTAAAGATATAGGAAATTCAGGAATTGGAGGCTATCAAGCCGCATACAAAACCTGTAAATCATTGCATAATATGAAATTTCAGGATATCAGAACAAACCACCTGCAGGGAATTATACAGACCTGTGGCAAGAAACATCAATCTCTAAAGAAAATAAAGGTACTATTTAATCAGCTTTTTGAATATGCTATGAAACATGATATCGTTATGAAAGATTACAGCGATTTTGTTGATGTTGGAAAGAATAAGGAAGTCTCTACAAGAAAACCTTTTACTGCGGAAGAAATTCAAATTTTATGGAATAATAAAGATATGCCTTATGTTGATACTATTTTGATTATGATTTATTCCGGATTTAGAATTGGAGAATTGCTAGATATTAAATTAGAAAATATCGATTTAATTAACCGAACTATTAAAGGGGGGCTTAAAACCGAGGCAGGTAAAAATAGGCTTGTTCCCATTCATGACAAAATATTCGATTTCATAAAAAGTAGAATGGAAGATAATATAAGTGAATATTTGATATGTAATTCAAAAAATAAAAAGATGATTTACGTCTCTTATAAGAACTCATATTTTTATAACACTATGGATAAACTAGGTATGTCTCACAAACCACATGATTGTCGTCACACTTTTGCCACATTGCTTAACAATGCAGAAGCGAACAGTACGTCAATTAAAAATCTGATAGGGCACAGCAACTTCCTGACTACTGAAAAAATATATTCTCATAAGGACGTAGAAGAATTAAGAAAAGCTATAAAATTAATTGAATAA
- a CDS encoding aldehyde dehydrogenase, which translates to MPQNYSKLLEKQRDFFKTGKTKDVEFRIQALRKLKKVIISRNDEINKALKKDLNKSEFETFTSEIAGPLNEINFALKKLHSWTKPLKVKTPLILFRGKSCVYYEPFGTVLIITPWNYPFNLVMSILTGAVAAGNCCVVKPSELSPHTSGLVSEIIMEVFDEEHCASVNGGVSETTELLKEKFDFIHYTGSTNVGKVIARAAAEYLTPITLELGGKSPCIVDKSADLEASARRILWGKFLNAGQTCVAPDYLLIHKDIKKQFLDIMKKELLKFYGENPEESNDYVRIINEKHFDRIASLLSCGNIITGGRTNREKLYIEPAIIDGITWDDPVMRDEIFGPVFPVLEYENIDEIVEMITSREKPLALYLFSKNKSIWERIIKEISFGGGCINDVIFHQVSYYLPFGGVGNSGMGAYHGKWGFETFSHKKGILNKSLWPEIKLFYPPYNEKIKFVKKFLK; encoded by the coding sequence ATGCCACAAAATTACTCAAAGCTTTTGGAAAAACAGAGGGATTTTTTTAAGACAGGTAAAACAAAGGATGTAGAATTCCGAATACAGGCACTAAGAAAATTGAAAAAAGTAATAATAAGCAGAAATGATGAAATAAATAAAGCCCTGAAAAAAGATCTGAATAAAAGTGAATTTGAAACATTTACCAGTGAGATTGCGGGACCTTTAAATGAAATAAATTTTGCTCTGAAAAAACTTCATTCATGGACAAAACCGCTGAAAGTAAAAACTCCTCTTATACTGTTTAGAGGGAAAAGCTGTGTATATTATGAACCATTTGGAACAGTGCTTATTATAACTCCGTGGAACTATCCGTTTAATCTGGTTATGAGTATTCTTACAGGTGCTGTTGCTGCGGGAAACTGCTGTGTAGTGAAGCCGTCGGAATTATCTCCGCATACATCAGGTTTGGTATCGGAAATTATAATGGAAGTCTTTGATGAAGAGCATTGTGCATCAGTGAACGGGGGAGTTTCGGAAACTACGGAACTTTTGAAGGAAAAGTTTGATTTTATTCATTATACAGGCAGTACGAATGTGGGAAAGGTCATAGCACGTGCTGCTGCTGAATATCTTACTCCGATAACTCTGGAACTGGGCGGAAAAAGCCCTTGTATTGTGGATAAAAGCGCAGATTTGGAAGCGTCGGCACGTAGAATTTTGTGGGGGAAATTCCTGAATGCAGGGCAGACATGCGTGGCTCCTGATTATCTTCTTATACATAAAGATATAAAAAAACAATTTTTAGATATAATGAAAAAAGAACTCTTGAAATTTTATGGGGAAAACCCTGAGGAAAGTAATGATTATGTAAGAATCATCAATGAAAAACACTTTGACAGAATTGCTTCTCTTTTGTCCTGCGGCAATATAATCACTGGTGGAAGGACTAACAGGGAGAAACTTTATATAGAGCCGGCTATTATTGACGGTATAACATGGGATGACCCTGTTATGCGTGATGAGATATTCGGGCCTGTATTTCCTGTTCTGGAATATGAAAATATTGATGAAATAGTAGAAATGATTACCAGCAGGGAAAAACCCCTTGCACTTTATTTATTTTCAAAAAATAAAAGTATCTGGGAAAGAATTATAAAAGAAATATCCTTTGGGGGAGGGTGCATCAATGATGTTATTTTTCATCAGGTCAGTTATTATCTTCCTTTCGGCGGAGTCGGGAACAGCGGGATGGGCGCATATCACGGGAAATGGGGATTCGAGACTTTTTCTCACAAAAAGGGTATTTTGAATAAGTCTTTATGGCCGGAAATAAAGCTGTTTTATCCGCCTTACAATGAAAAGATAAAATTCGTAAAGAAATTTTTGAAATAG
- a CDS encoding DUF6194 family protein — protein MKKIDDILNYCLKNLRGTILIETWGERAVFYNPGNTLKKGVYVLTIKEKDGENDKASGLDRKNIFRVNLGLRKETFIKLFGEIPARPAAGKAVDMNYDFEKTDEILPHPVYAWMGWISILNPDKKTTDTLVPFINEAYSYAKEKFEKNHSKTLKKSK, from the coding sequence ATGAAAAAAATTGATGATATACTAAATTACTGCCTGAAAAATCTAAGAGGTACGATCCTTATAGAAACATGGGGTGAAAGAGCTGTATTTTATAACCCCGGAAACACCCTGAAAAAAGGTGTATATGTCCTCACAATAAAGGAAAAAGACGGAGAAAATGACAAAGCCTCGGGACTGGACAGGAAAAATATATTCCGGGTAAATCTCGGACTGAGAAAAGAAACATTTATAAAGCTTTTCGGCGAAATACCAGCCCGCCCTGCTGCAGGAAAAGCTGTTGACATGAATTATGACTTTGAGAAAACAGATGAAATTCTCCCACATCCGGTTTACGCATGGATGGGCTGGATAAGTATCCTGAATCCGGACAAAAAAACTACAGATACTCTGGTTCCTTTTATTAATGAAGCCTACAGCTACGCAAAAGAAAAATTTGAAAAAAATCATTCAAAAACCTTGAAAAAATCAAAATAA
- a CDS encoding MATE family efflux transporter produces MKTKNKMGSTPVRSLMLKMGLPMILSMVFQAFYNIVDSYFVSNMHDTELISGVGEYGVNALTLAFPVQMLMIAVGVGTGVGINALLAKSLGENNREKAGKIAGNAIFLGICTYVVFLITGLFGIDVYLRTQTTDAVILEMGSEYLRICTVLSFGAILYMIYEKLLQSTGRTMLSTIAQMAGAVTNIILDPIMIFGLFGFPQMGIAGAAYATVIGQIISFILGIVFHHKLNKDVSTDFKYLKPDLKIIAKIYKIGIPAIIMQALMSVMTYGVNIIFNGISGSMVTAYGVYYKVQQFVFFAVFGMNNAIIPIVAFNYGMRDKKRVKDGIKYGMIYTLVIMFAGIVLLQSFAGQIAGSFALSESTTDLCITALHVVTLGYLFAGVNIACQGIFQAFGNGVRSLVISVIRLILVPLPLAYIFTLLPNAGNMIWWSFPAAEFLAWISAFILLKKTLKEKIPFLKADHEYNTADERLQSENLV; encoded by the coding sequence ATGAAAACAAAAAATAAAATGGGGTCAACACCTGTAAGATCTTTGATGCTTAAGATGGGGTTACCTATGATCTTGTCGATGGTATTTCAGGCATTCTATAATATTGTAGACAGTTATTTCGTGAGCAATATGCATGATACTGAATTAATTTCAGGTGTGGGGGAATACGGAGTAAATGCTCTTACACTTGCTTTTCCGGTACAAATGCTGATGATTGCAGTGGGTGTGGGAACCGGAGTAGGAATTAATGCACTTCTGGCAAAAAGTCTCGGAGAAAATAATCGTGAAAAAGCAGGTAAAATAGCAGGTAATGCAATATTTTTGGGGATTTGTACTTATGTAGTATTTTTGATTACAGGGTTATTCGGGATAGATGTTTATTTACGCACGCAGACTACTGATGCGGTTATCCTAGAAATGGGCAGTGAGTATCTTAGAATTTGTACAGTATTATCTTTTGGAGCAATATTGTATATGATTTATGAAAAACTATTGCAGTCGACAGGACGTACAATGCTGTCAACTATAGCACAAATGGCCGGCGCTGTTACCAACATAATACTTGATCCTATTATGATCTTCGGTCTTTTTGGCTTTCCGCAGATGGGGATAGCAGGTGCAGCTTATGCCACTGTGATAGGGCAGATTATTTCCTTTATACTGGGAATTGTCTTTCACCATAAATTAAATAAAGATGTAAGCACTGATTTTAAATATCTGAAACCAGATCTCAAGATTATTGCTAAAATATATAAAATTGGAATTCCGGCAATAATTATGCAGGCTTTGATGTCTGTTATGACATATGGGGTAAATATTATTTTTAATGGTATTTCCGGATCTATGGTTACGGCATATGGTGTATATTATAAAGTACAGCAGTTTGTTTTCTTTGCAGTATTCGGAATGAACAACGCTATTATTCCTATAGTGGCTTTTAATTATGGGATGAGAGATAAAAAGAGAGTAAAAGACGGGATTAAATACGGGATGATTTATACTTTGGTTATTATGTTTGCAGGAATCGTTCTGCTTCAGAGTTTTGCAGGACAAATAGCCGGTTCTTTTGCCCTTTCTGAAAGCACAACGGATTTATGTATAACTGCACTTCATGTTGTTACACTGGGGTATCTTTTTGCAGGTGTGAATATAGCCTGTCAGGGAATTTTTCAGGCATTTGGCAACGGTGTGCGTTCTTTGGTTATTTCTGTTATACGTCTGATACTAGTGCCGTTGCCTCTGGCATATATATTTACATTACTTCCAAATGCAGGAAATATGATTTGGTGGTCGTTTCCAGCAGCGGAATTTCTGGCGTGGATTAGTGCATTTATACTTTTGAAGAAGACTCTGAAAGAAAAAATACCGTTTCTGAAAGCAGATCATGAATATAATACGGCGGATGAAAGGCTTCAAAGTGAAAATTTAGTTTGA
- a CDS encoding CarD family transcriptional regulator, producing MYKVNDTVLYNTHGVCKIVGISEKDFGGNHAECYALKPVYHDKSMVYIPVNSSNALSKMHRILSADQIYSLIKVIPEEKADWIQDKDERKEFYEKVLLGEDREELIKLIKALHIYHQSLILQGKKMHAIDRYFMKEAEKRLHEEFAYVLKIKPEEVIPFITEQINIEEKQGI from the coding sequence ATGTATAAAGTAAATGATACCGTTTTGTACAACACACATGGAGTGTGTAAAATCGTAGGGATTTCGGAGAAAGATTTCGGCGGAAACCATGCTGAGTGCTACGCTCTGAAACCTGTTTACCATGACAAATCAATGGTTTACATACCTGTAAACAGCAGTAATGCTCTGTCAAAAATGCACCGTATTCTATCAGCAGATCAGATATATTCTTTAATCAAAGTAATTCCTGAAGAAAAAGCCGACTGGATACAGGATAAAGACGAACGTAAAGAATTTTATGAAAAAGTTTTATTGGGCGAGGACAGAGAAGAACTCATCAAACTCATAAAGGCACTTCATATTTACCATCAGTCACTAATATTGCAGGGAAAAAAAATGCATGCAATTGACAGATACTTTATGAAAGAAGCAGAAAAAAGACTTCATGAAGAATTTGCATATGTTTTAAAGATTAAACCTGAAGAAGTAATTCCATTTATTACAGAACAGATAAACATCGAAGAAAAACAAGGAATATAA
- a CDS encoding Cof-type HAD-IIB family hydrolase — protein sequence MGYKLIVSDMDETLLNDNREISENNLKMIKLAKEKYGVRFVPATGRGYASIQNELAKLGLHDLSGEYTISYNGAIITENKGNTLLRSNGLDYNIMKKIFEFGLTKDLCQHVYTKDTVYVFNVNSYEKERMDGYNGGRVYVEENSVDFLKNEKIYKILFQNTNIPYLMSLEEPMKNLTENCAVSYSSNRYMEFNAMGIDKGNGLRTLADILGIDVKDTIAVGDNYNDIPMLKTAGLSVAVSNAVDDAKKAAHYVTEADNNKGAVAELIEKFIINNI from the coding sequence ATGGGATATAAACTTATTGTAAGTGACATGGACGAAACTTTGCTTAATGATAATCGTGAAATTAGTGAAAATAATCTGAAAATGATCAAGCTTGCCAAGGAGAAATATGGTGTAAGGTTCGTTCCTGCTACTGGGCGCGGTTATGCATCTATTCAGAATGAGCTTGCTAAACTGGGATTACACGATCTTTCCGGAGAATATACTATTTCCTACAATGGTGCTATTATCACTGAAAATAAAGGAAATACATTACTTCGGTCAAATGGTCTGGACTATAATATAATGAAAAAAATATTTGAATTCGGACTTACCAAAGACCTTTGCCAGCATGTCTATACTAAAGATACGGTTTATGTTTTTAATGTAAATTCATATGAAAAAGAAAGAATGGATGGTTACAACGGCGGTCGTGTATATGTGGAGGAGAATTCCGTTGATTTTTTGAAAAATGAAAAGATTTACAAAATTCTTTTTCAAAATACCAATATCCCATATCTTATGAGTCTTGAAGAACCAATGAAAAATCTTACTGAAAATTGTGCTGTAAGTTATTCATCAAACCGTTATATGGAATTTAATGCCATGGGCATTGATAAAGGCAACGGCTTAAGAACATTAGCAGATATTCTGGGAATTGACGTAAAAGACACTATTGCAGTGGGGGATAACTATAACGATATTCCTATGCTGAAAACTGCCGGTTTATCAGTAGCTGTAAGCAATGCTGTTGATGATGCCAAAAAAGCCGCCCATTATGTAACTGAGGCGGATAATAATAAAGGAGCTGTGGCTGAGCTCATTGAGAAATTTATTATTAATAATATTTAG
- a CDS encoding pyridoxamine 5'-phosphate oxidase family protein gives MFREIRRIKKKLPESEAVRMLEELSYCTLALTGDDGYTYSVPVSFVYSDGKIFFHSATEGKKCDSIKKNNKISFSAVEKDDIKPAEFTTHYKSVVGFGEIKLLEDREEIFHVMELILKKYSPDYMKEGREYIERAWGHFYTYEIDIHHMTAKGVE, from the coding sequence ATGTTTAGGGAAATAAGGAGAATAAAGAAAAAACTTCCTGAGAGTGAGGCTGTCAGAATGCTTGAGGAACTTAGTTACTGTACTCTTGCTTTGACAGGGGATGACGGGTATACATATTCTGTTCCGGTGAGCTTTGTTTACTCTGATGGGAAGATATTCTTTCATAGTGCTACTGAAGGGAAAAAATGTGATTCTATAAAGAAAAATAATAAGATTTCATTTTCAGCTGTGGAAAAAGACGATATAAAGCCTGCAGAATTTACCACACACTATAAAAGTGTGGTAGGATTCGGTGAAATAAAACTTCTTGAAGACAGGGAAGAAATTTTTCACGTTATGGAACTGATTCTGAAAAAATATTCACCGGATTATATGAAAGAAGGAAGAGAATATATAGAAAGAGCCTGGGGTCATTTTTATACTTATGAGATTGATATTCATCATATGACTGCAAAAGGAGTAGAATAG
- a CDS encoding DeoR/GlpR family DNA-binding transcription regulator gives MGKLAADSIENGDIVFIGASTTNECLMKHIENKRIRIITNSFYIFEQYKGNKDFELILTGGSWREKSGAFIGEITDRILAGIRVDKCFIGANGIKDNNITNSNKEEAGLQKIIMNNSRENYVLIDSNKFDLKDLYTFYQTDKVNGIITDSGLNKNIKEKYGKYTEIINIAR, from the coding sequence ATAGGGAAGCTGGCAGCTGATTCTATAGAGAACGGAGACATAGTCTTCATAGGGGCAAGTACTACAAATGAGTGTTTGATGAAGCATATAGAAAATAAAAGAATAAGAATTATAACGAATTCTTTTTATATATTTGAGCAGTATAAAGGAAATAAGGATTTTGAGCTGATATTAACCGGGGGATCATGGCGTGAAAAGTCAGGAGCATTTATAGGTGAAATAACAGACAGGATATTGGCTGGAATCAGGGTGGATAAATGTTTTATAGGTGCTAACGGAATTAAAGATAATAATATAACAAATTCTAATAAAGAAGAAGCAGGTCTTCAAAAAATAATTATGAATAATTCCCGGGAAAATTATGTATTAATTGACAGTAATAAATTTGATTTAAAGGATCTGTATACTTTTTATCAAACTGATAAAGTAAACGGAATAATCACAGACAGCGGACTAAATAAGAATATCAAGGAGAAATATGGAAAATATACTGAAATTATCAATATAGCTAGGTGA
- a CDS encoding DeoR family transcriptional regulator: MKEKRIDLIMKEVGKYGIVSVGDLMKKLAVTRMTICRDLKLLEEAGLLKRIHGGAVRNDDLKLVELTHLQKKKR; this comes from the coding sequence ATGAAAGAAAAAAGAATTGATCTTATCATGAAAGAAGTGGGAAAATATGGTATTGTTTCAGTGGGCGACCTTATGAAAAAACTGGCTGTTACCAGAATGACAATATGTCGTGATCTGAAACTGCTGGAAGAAGCCGGGCTGCTTAAGAGAATACACGGCGGTGCTGTGAGAAATGACGATTTGAAGCTGGTAGAGCTTACACATTTACAAAAAAAGAAGAGATAG
- a CDS encoding bifunctional UDP-sugar hydrolase/5'-nucleotidase, whose product MKKIFFVFFVLMIFIGGIIYGKEVKLTIFHTNDTHGRGLDDNSIGYGKVTAYVNQYRALNKNVLFFDAGDAFNGLPVIDLSLGRANLDIMNLMGYDAFTAGNADFVQGGKQILDFQKAANFPFLSSNIYYNGKYAFKPYIIKEIDGVKIGIIGVSPMNSMVATTDSKLEGFKVTDAIKEVEKQVGIVKKKADIIIILAHLGKTDPEVNVQKLVETVPGIDIIVDGHDHVLIKEGMKIKDTFVVNAGQYNEYLGMLELRIENKKVISAKEKLLGTEDFKNIQADKNVEEMIQKIKKENDLILSKTVMTLPFTLEGRREFVRSGQTNLGSVLADAEREYTGADVSITVGAFLRESIEAGPVTYGKVLSALPFTLPTVTRNMTGKQIVDFIEHNYKEEKIITPAYTHVSGMTFTVDFSRPAGSRMVNIMINGKPINMNKTYVLACNEQISDFGIRDTKIEKTYDITMAQLLIDYINKHPDIKNPENRVTIKK is encoded by the coding sequence ATGAAAAAAATATTTTTTGTTTTTTTTGTATTAATGATTTTTATTGGCGGGATAATTTATGGAAAAGAGGTAAAGCTGACTATTTTTCATACCAATGATACACACGGTAGAGGTTTGGACGATAACAGCATAGGATATGGTAAAGTTACTGCATATGTAAACCAATACCGCGCTTTGAACAAAAATGTACTGTTTTTTGATGCAGGAGATGCTTTCAACGGGCTTCCTGTAATAGATCTCAGTCTGGGACGTGCTAATCTGGATATAATGAATCTTATGGGGTATGATGCTTTTACAGCCGGGAACGCAGATTTTGTGCAGGGTGGAAAACAGATTCTGGACTTTCAGAAAGCAGCAAACTTTCCTTTTCTGTCTTCAAATATTTATTATAACGGCAAATATGCATTTAAACCTTATATCATTAAAGAGATAGACGGTGTAAAAATTGGAATTATAGGTGTTTCACCCATGAATTCCATGGTAGCGACTACCGATTCAAAGCTTGAAGGATTCAAGGTTACAGATGCAATAAAAGAAGTGGAAAAACAAGTCGGAATTGTAAAGAAAAAAGCTGATATTATAATAATTCTGGCACATCTGGGAAAAACAGACCCAGAAGTAAATGTCCAAAAACTCGTAGAAACTGTTCCGGGAATAGATATTATTGTAGACGGTCATGATCATGTACTTATAAAAGAGGGAATGAAAATAAAGGATACCTTTGTAGTTAATGCGGGTCAGTATAATGAATATCTGGGAATGCTGGAACTCAGAATAGAAAACAAAAAAGTAATTTCGGCAAAAGAAAAGCTTTTGGGAACAGAAGATTTTAAAAATATTCAAGCTGATAAAAATGTTGAGGAAATGATACAAAAAATAAAGAAAGAAAATGACTTGATTTTAAGTAAAACAGTAATGACACTTCCGTTTACCCTTGAAGGAAGAAGGGAATTCGTGAGATCGGGGCAGACTAATCTTGGTTCTGTTCTGGCAGATGCCGAAAGGGAATATACAGGTGCTGATGTATCGATAACTGTGGGAGCTTTTCTGCGTGAAAGTATTGAAGCCGGACCTGTCACATATGGAAAAGTGCTTTCTGCCCTTCCGTTTACACTGCCTACGGTAACAAGAAATATGACAGGAAAGCAGATAGTAGATTTTATAGAACACAATTATAAAGAGGAAAAAATAATAACTCCTGCCTACACTCATGTAAGCGGTATGACTTTTACTGTAGATTTCAGCCGTCCGGCAGGATCGCGTATGGTAAATATTATGATTAACGGAAAACCGATAAATATGAACAAAACTTATGTTTTGGCATGTAATGAGCAAATAAGCGATTTTGGAATCAGGGATACAAAAATAGAAAAAACTTACGATATAACAATGGCACAACTGCTTATAGATTATATAAACAAGCATCCCGATATTAAGAATCCTGAAAATAGGGTTACTATAAAGAAATAA